A stretch of the Elephas maximus indicus isolate mEleMax1 chromosome 3, mEleMax1 primary haplotype, whole genome shotgun sequence genome encodes the following:
- the C3H1orf216 gene encoding UPF0500 protein C1orf216 homolog, with the protein MFAIQPGLAEGGQFLGDPPPGICQPELQPDSNSNFIANAKDANENWHGIPGKAEPSLMGSAPKSLSDNQAFQVPGLPEGEVRSPPEGAEIPGAEPEKMGGASTACSPLEDNGYASSSLSIDSPSSSPEPACGTPGGSGAPDPLLPSVAQAVQQLEAQERYKEREKEKHHVHLVMYRRLALLQWIRGLQHQLVDQQARLQESFDTILDNRKELIRCLQQRAAPSQDQG; encoded by the coding sequence ATGTTTGCCATCCAGCCAGGGCTAGCTGAGGGGGGCCAGTTCCTGGGGGACCCACCTCCTGGGATATGTCAGCCCGAACTCCAACCAGACAGCAACTCCAACTTCATAGCGAATGCAAAGGATGCCAATGAGAATTGGCATGGAATACCAGGCAAAGCGGAACCCAGCCTAATGGGCAGCGCCCCCAAGTCGCTGTCTGACAACCAGGCCTTCCAGGTCCCTGGACTCCCAGAGGGGGAGGTTCGCAGTCCCCCAGAAGGGGCAGAGATTCCTGGGGCTGAGCCTGAGAAGATGGGTGGTGCCAGCACAGCCTGCTCCCCGCTGGAGGACAACGGCTATGCCAGCAGCTCTCTGAGCATTGACAGTCCTAGCAGCAGCCCTGAGCCTGCCTGTGGGACCCCTGGAGGCTCTGGCGCCCCAGACCCCCTTCTGCCCTCAGTGGCCCAGGCAGTACAACAACTGGAGGCTCAGGAGCGCTACAAAGAACGAGAGAAGGAGAAGCACCATGTGCACTTGGTGATGTACCGGCGCCTGGCCCTGCTCCAGTGGATCCGGGGCCTGCAGCACCAATTGGTTGACCAGCAGGCCCGTCTGCAGGAGAGCTTTGATACCATCCTAGACAACCGAAAGGAGCTTATCCGCTGTCTCCAGCAGAGGGCAGCACCATCCCAGGACCAGGGCTAA